The nucleotide window CTCCACGCCTATCACGAGATGCTGCTGATCCGGCGTTTCGAAGAGAAGGCGGGCCAGCTCTACGGCATGGGCCTGATCGGTGGTTTCTGCCACCTCTATATCGGCCAGGAAGCTGTCGTCATCGGCATGCAGATGGCCTCGGTCGAGGGCGACCAGACCATCACCGGATACCGCGACCACGGCCACATGCTCGCCTGCGGCATGGACCCGAAGGGCGTGATGGCCGAGTTGACCGGTCGGCGCGGGGGCTATTCCCGCGGCAAGGGCGGCTCGATGCACATGTTCTCCAAGGAGAAGCAGTTCTTCGGCGGCCACGGCATCGTCGGCGCTCAGGTCTCCCTCGGGACCGGCCTCGGTTTCGCCGACGCCTACAAGAAGAACGGCAAGGTCAGCCTGACCTATATGGGTGACGGCGCCGCCAATCAGGGCCAGGTCTACGAGAGCTTCAACATGGCGCAGCTCTGGAAGCTGCCCGTCGTCTACGTGATCGAGAACAACCGCTACGCCATGGGCACGTCGGTGGCACGCGCCTCGGCGCAGACCGACTTTTCGAAGCGCGGCATCTCCTTCGGCATCCCCGGAGAGCAGGTGGACGGCATGGACGTGCGCACCGTCCGCGAGGCGGCGAGCCGCGCGGTGGAGCATGCCCGCACCGGCCAGGGCCCCTACATCCTCGAAATGCAGACCTACCGCTATCGCGGCCACTCGATGTCCGATCCGGCGAAGTACCGGACCAAGGACGAGGTCTCGAAGATGCGCGACGAGCACGACCCCATCGAGATGGTGCGCAAGCGCCTGATCGAGATGCACGGTGTGCCGGAAGCCGACCTCAAGGCCACCGACGCCAAGGTCCGCGAGACCGTCAACGACGCGGCGGAATTCGCCACGCACGATCCCGAGCCGGATCCTTCCGAGCTCTGGACCGACATCCTGCTGGAAGCCCGCGCTTAAATCACGGCTCGCGCCATTCCCGATCATCGGGAAGCCCTCCCTCGCCCCGATGGCGCAGGGAGGGACGCATCGAGACCGTGTAAAGCCGCAGCTTCTCCTCCAGAAGGCCGCCCGCCAACCTACGGATAATCAACCTCATGGCGACCGACATCCTCATGCCCGCGCTGTCTCCGACGATGGAGGAAGGCAAGCTCGCCAAGTGGCTCAAGAAGGAGGGCGACACGGTCAAATCCGGCGATGTCCTCGCCGAGATCGAGACCGACAAGGCGACGATGGAGGTCGAGGCCATCGACGAAGGCATCCTCGCCAAGATCCTCATCGAGGAAGGCGCGGAGGGCGTGAAGGTCAACACGCCGATCGCCATCATCGCCGCCGAGGGCGAGGATGTGGCCGCGGCAGCCGCCGGCGGCTCCAAGTCGAACGGCGCCTCCGCCCCGCAATCCGCTCCTTCGGCAACCGTACAGGCCGATATCCCGGCCTCCGCGCCGGCCGCTCCGGCGGTCATCACCAACAAGGCGCCCGCGCCGGTGATGGAAGAGTTCCCGGCCGGCACCGAGATGGTGACCATGACCGTGCGCGAGTCGCTCCGCGACGCCATGGCCGAGGAGATGCGCCGCGAGGAATCCGTCTTCGTGATGGGTGAAGAGGTCGCCGAATACCAGGGCGCCTACAAGGTCACGCAGGGGCTGCTGCAGGAATTCGGCGCCCGCCGCGTGGTCGACACGCCGATCACCGAGCACGGCTTCGCCGGAATCGCGGCCGGTGCCGCCTTCACCGGACTGCGCCCGATCGTGGAGTTCATGACGTTCAACTTCGCCATGCAGGCGATCGACCACATCATCAACTCGGCGGCCAAGACCCTCTACATGTCCGGCGGACAGCTCGGCTGTCCCATCGTCTTCCGCGGCCCCAACGGTGCCGCCGCCCGCGTCGGTGCCCAGCACAGCCACGATTACTCCGCCTGGTACTCCAACGTCCCCGGCCTCAAGGTGATCGCGCCCTACACCGCCTCCGACGCCAAGGGGTTGCTGAAGGCGGCGATCCGCGACCCGAACCCGGTGATCTTCCTCGAGAACGAGATCCTCTACGGCCAAAGCTTCCCGGTGCCCAAGCTCGACGATTTCGTCCTGCCCATCGGCAAGGCGCGCATCCACCGCACCGGCAAGGACGTGACCATCGTCTCCTTCTCCATCGGCATGACCTACGCGCTGAAGGCAGCGCAGGCCCTGGCCGAGGAGGGAATCGAGGCGGAAGTCATCGACCTGCGCACGATCCGCCCGATGGACACCGAGACGATCGTGGAATCGGTGAAGAAGACCGGCCGCTGCGTCACGGTGGAGGAAGGTTTCCCGCAATCGGGCATCGGCGCCGAGATCATCGCCCGCCTGATGGCCGACGCCTTCGACTTCCTCGACGCCCCCGTCCTGCGGGTCACCGGCAAGGACGTTCCGATGCCCTACGCCGCCAACCTCGAGAAGCTCGCTTTGCCCAACGTCGCCGAAGTGATCCAGGCGGTGAAGGCGGTCTGCTATCGGTGATACCCCGCCACGCCATCGACGCTCTGCGCGATGTCATTCCGGGGCGCCAGTGGCGATCCCGGAATCCGGAACCGCATAGGGTCGGTGGTGGGACGGAGACCTGCGTTTCTGAATCCCGGGCGCTGTATCGCGGTCCCGGGATGACGAGGCGGACCACTGAGACCTTCGAGGGAAGACGGGCGCGTACAAGGCCATGACCGATAAGTTCGAGGAACTCT belongs to Methylobacterium sp. 77 and includes:
- the pdhA gene encoding pyruvate dehydrogenase (acetyl-transferring) E1 component subunit alpha; the encoded protein is MDAANEAGQAKADSAKGSASLGAGVGDAPTHEPAPNTPQFTREEDLHAYHEMLLIRRFEEKAGQLYGMGLIGGFCHLYIGQEAVVIGMQMASVEGDQTITGYRDHGHMLACGMDPKGVMAELTGRRGGYSRGKGGSMHMFSKEKQFFGGHGIVGAQVSLGTGLGFADAYKKNGKVSLTYMGDGAANQGQVYESFNMAQLWKLPVVYVIENNRYAMGTSVARASAQTDFSKRGISFGIPGEQVDGMDVRTVREAASRAVEHARTGQGPYILEMQTYRYRGHSMSDPAKYRTKDEVSKMRDEHDPIEMVRKRLIEMHGVPEADLKATDAKVRETVNDAAEFATHDPEPDPSELWTDILLEARA
- a CDS encoding pyruvate dehydrogenase complex E1 component subunit beta; translated protein: MATDILMPALSPTMEEGKLAKWLKKEGDTVKSGDVLAEIETDKATMEVEAIDEGILAKILIEEGAEGVKVNTPIAIIAAEGEDVAAAAAGGSKSNGASAPQSAPSATVQADIPASAPAAPAVITNKAPAPVMEEFPAGTEMVTMTVRESLRDAMAEEMRREESVFVMGEEVAEYQGAYKVTQGLLQEFGARRVVDTPITEHGFAGIAAGAAFTGLRPIVEFMTFNFAMQAIDHIINSAAKTLYMSGGQLGCPIVFRGPNGAAARVGAQHSHDYSAWYSNVPGLKVIAPYTASDAKGLLKAAIRDPNPVIFLENEILYGQSFPVPKLDDFVLPIGKARIHRTGKDVTIVSFSIGMTYALKAAQALAEEGIEAEVIDLRTIRPMDTETIVESVKKTGRCVTVEEGFPQSGIGAEIIARLMADAFDFLDAPVLRVTGKDVPMPYAANLEKLALPNVAEVIQAVKAVCYR